The Montipora capricornis isolate CH-2021 chromosome 6, ASM3666992v2, whole genome shotgun sequence genome has a window encoding:
- the LOC138051089 gene encoding uncharacterized protein, whose protein sequence is MKFLPRLYRESQGEWFGKRGISWHITVALRKKSGEIETQAFIHIVKRCAQDSACVTTLMEHVLTTLKRENPEIENAFFRQDNAGCYHSANTVLACKNISKRTGISIRRMDFSDPQGGKGPCDRFAATMKNHVRSYVNEGHDVVTPEQFQEALLSHGGISGARIALLPDPVCDKLNAKWPGISKVNNFEFSCEGVKVWRAYQVGEGKLLPWSKFEGIDGSITVVTDVVFSDGGFRPVKPRKATEKCQSSCKSGKSTSLAEERSDNDDENERSGAEVENGREKLFACPNEGCIKTYQRFGSMVNHTLYGQCVFQAERESLIDTAKVLYCRKLLGENSALTPTTETAAAKSSLPSPHNALDKGWALRSTKTSKPFSEKQRRFLEEKFTIGETTGRKLDPVTVARQMRVARGSDGQRQFTPEELLTANQIQGFFPAAQNLRIKQ, encoded by the exons ATGAAATTTCTCCCTCGGCTGTACCGTGAGTCACAGGGCGAATGGTTTGGAAAAAGAGGCATTTCCTGGCATATTACAGTCGctttaagaaagaaaagtgGTGAGATTGAGACACAAGCATTCATCCACATAGTTAAACGTTGTGCCCAAGACAGTGCCTGCGTGACGACACTCATGGAACATGTTCTCACAACATTAAAGAGGGAGAACCCAGAAATAGAAAATGCATTTTTCCGTCAAGATAACGCTGGATGTTATCATTCTGCCAATACTGTTCTGGCTTGTAAGAACATCAGCAAGCGAACTGGGATTTCCATTCGTCGCATGGACTTTTCTGACCCACAAGGAGGCAAAGGTCCATGTGACCGGTTTGCTGCCACAATGAAGAATCATGTGCGCTCTTACGTAAACGAAGGTCATGACGTAGTTACCCCTGAGCAGTTCCAGGAGGCACTGCTCTCGCATGGAGGAATTTCTGGCGCTAGAATTGCTTTGCTGCCTGATCCAGTTTGCGACAAACTTAACGCTAAGTGGCCAGGCATCAGTAAAGTGAACAATTTTGAGTTCTCCTGTGAGGGGGTAAAAGTGTGGAGGGCATACCAAGTTGGTGAAGGAAAACTACTCCCGTGGTCTAAATTCGAAG gtATTGATGGTTCTATCACAGTTGTAACGGATGTGGTGTTTTCCGATGGTGGATTCCGTCCAGTGAAGCCACGAAAGGCAACTGAGAAATGTCAGTCATCCTGCAAGAGTGGAAAAAGCACTAGCCTCGCAGAGGAGCGAAGCGATAACGATGACGAAAACGAGAGATCAGGTGCTGAAGTTGAAAACGGAAGGGAAAAATTGTTTGCCTGCCCAAACGAAGGTTGTATTAAAACCTATCAACGCTTTGGTTCAATGGTTAACCACACGCTTTACGGTCAATGTGTGTTTCAGGCTGAGAGAGAGTCCCTTATTGATACAGCGAAGGTCCTGTACTGCAGAAAGCTCCTAGGTGAAAACAGTGCCCTCACGCCAACTACGGAAACAGCGGCGGCAAAGTCTTCGTTACCATCGCCACACAATGCACTGGATAAGGGCTGGGCGTTGAGATCAACCAAAACGTCCAAACCTTTCAGTGAGAAGCAGAGGCGTTTCCTCGAGGAAAAGTTCACAATCGGTGAGACGACAGGGAGAAAACTTGACCCCGTGACGGTAGCTCGACAAATGAGAGTGGCCAGGGGCAGCGATGGGCAGCGGCAGTTTACCCCTGAAGAACTACTGACTGCCAACCAGATTCAAGGCTTTTTTCCCGCCGCGCAAAATCTAAGAATCAAACAGTGA